The DNA segment CTTTTAACAGCTCGTATAACTGAGCTTACAGAGCACCTTAAAATATTCCAAAAAGACTTTTCATCAAGACTTGGTCTTTTAAAATTAGTAGGTCAGAGAAAAAGACTACTAAAATATTTCAAAAACAAAAACTACACTGCTTACTCTAAGCTAATTACAGAACTAAACTTAAGAGATAAGTAAAATTTTGGGAGTAAATCTCCCAAAATTTCTATTTTTTATTCGTCATCTTATATAAAAAACTAAATATTTCAGCAACCGCTTTGTATAGATTTTGCGGAATTTCTTGATTTATTTCAACTTTGCTTAAAACTTCTACCAAGTCTGGGTCTTCTTTTATTGGTATGTCGTGCTCTTTTGCTAGTTTTAAGATATTGTTTGCTATCTCTCCAGAACCACCAGCTAGAACCTTTGGTGCATTATCTTTGGCTCTGTTATATCCTAACGCGACGGCTTTTTTCTTGTTTATTTTCATCACGCTCTCACATCATAGCCCATTTCAAGACCATCAAAGTCCTTAAAACGCTCTTTTATCTCATTTTTTGGCATTACTTTTATGCTAAATCCTGACACCATAAGTCCAATCGCACTGATCGCCTGTTTTAGCTCTTTTTGGTTAGCAATTATCAAATCCTTAAAGTCCTTTTGCGCCGTAGCTATCGACACATCGATATATCGCTTGTCACTTAAACTGGCTAATATATTTATCTGTCCATATTGTTTAAAATTTAGATCTATTTGGGCGTAGTATTTATCTTTTTTACCGCGTTTAAAGGCAACTTTTGTGTCATCAACCTCGTCCCAAACATAGGGCAAGTAGGTCTGCACACCACCACTAAGGCTTGAAACTATCTGATGAAGCTCTATTTGGCTTAGCATTTTTGTTGCCATTTGGCTTATTTGCTGTGCATTATTTAGCGAATTTGCTTTATCTTGCAAACTTAAAAGTGTGCTTTTGATGTCACTATTTAGCGTTTTTGAGATCTCGCTACTGCTTTTAGTTTCTATGCTAGATGCGTCGTTTGTAGCTACATTAAGCTGTTTTGTTAAAAGCTTTAGCTCGTCTAAATTACTCTTTGCACTACTTGCTGTTTGGTCTATAAAATTTAGCGTTTGAGCTAGTCTTCTAGCGGCACTTGAGAGCTTCTCTTGCAAACTGCCATCACTACTATCTTTACTTATTAATCCCGTGTAGGCTTTTATAAGGTCAGTCTCGTTTCCAACGTTATTTAACCTACCCAAAGCCTCTTCTACGCCCTTTGCTATCTTTGTAAAATCCTTTAAATTTGCACTAAAGCCAGAGCTTTGATTTAACTTTTCATTAGAGACATTTTGCAAATTTTGCTTTAGGTTACTAATAAGCTCTGAAATTTTGCTAGTTTGAGTTTTTATACTGTCTGGCGTAATATTTGCTGATTTTTCGCTTAGGTTAAAATTTAGCTTGTCTAAAAATTTTGACATATTATCAAGCTTATCAACTCCAAGCAACAACAATTTTGCCGATGACGAGTTTAAAATTTGTATGGAATTTGCCTTTTCGTTTTGCAAAATTTCATTTAACTTAAAAAACGAACTTTTTGTATCAAGTGTGGTATCGTTTGCTAAATTTATGATCTGATTTAGCAAATTTTGATTTGATAAATTCTTAATATCGCTTAGTAGTTTTTGCACAGAAGCTGGGAATTTTTGCGGATTTAATGCCTCTTTTAAATTTGCCTCTAACATAACGCCAGAGCTTTTTATCTGCTCGTTTAATGGTATTGTTTTTAAATCAGCAATGGGTTTTAAAAACTCCTTTAGCTTTAGCGAAAGCTCCTTTAATGCCGGATTTTGAGCCACCTCATCACTAGAGTCTAATGCCTTTGCTAAAGCCTGAAGATCATTTGCCAAATTTGGAGCTATCTTTGCGTCTTTGGCTTGTTCGATAATAGTTGCTGTTTTGCCCCCAGAACTTCCAAGCTCATTCATAACGCGATTTAAAAGCCTATCTACGCTATCTATCGCGTCATTAACTCGCTGTTCGCTTATATTTTGTTGTGGTGGCTGATTTTTAAATATCGCGCCTTGTTGCTTAGGCGTAGAGCCACTTTGTATGCTGGTTTGATTTATGCCTTGAGAATTTAAACTAGCAATATCCATTACTCATCTTCTTTATCGATAGAGTATGTTCTAATAACGTGCGGTTCGTAATCCTTGCGATATTTTTGAGGAACGGTATCTTGAAACATCGCAAACAAAAACAAAAAACCTAAAAGCACTATATAGACATAAACAAAACCAAAAGCACCAAAAATACTCATCATAACACCCATTATGATAGCAGAAAGCAGTGAGCCAAAAGAGTAGCTAAAAAGCAACGCTCTGCCGACCTTTATACTTTCGCTTTTTTGCTCTAAAACGTCATTTGCACGAGCCAAAGAGAGTGCGTATAAGCAAAGCACTCCAGCACCCAAGAAAAATGACAAAACGTATTGGGCTATGATATTTTGATGAAAAAATAAAAATCCAACTGAGGCAAAAAATGAAACCAAACAAACTAGCATAATAGCTGGTCTGCGTCCAAATTTATCAGAAAAAGAGCCGAGAAAAAACTGCGATACAAAACCACCAAACATAGCAGAGGTCATAAAAATAGAAACCTCTTTTGCACCAAAATTTTGAAGCATTATAAAAAGCCCGGCCATAGCAAAAAAGCCATTCATCAATATCCCGCCAACAAAACTGCCGACCAAAGCAAGTGGCACAATAGAAAAAATCTTAGGCATACTTACTGGCTCTTTTTGGCGGATTTTTGGAGGATTTATGCGGATTAAATTTAGCGGTATGCTTGAAAGCAAGATAAAAACTGCACTCACTATGAAAATACTCGTGGTATCTAAACTTAGACCAAGTATTAATATCCCGCTTGCAAAACCGACATAAAATACACACTCATAAAATGCCAACACGCGTGATCTGATAGTATTTTTAGCCCTTTCATTTAGCCAACTCTCAGCGACGACTAAAAGTCCGTAATAGCAAAAACCAAGCATAATCCTAAGAAACGCCCAAAAATACAAATTTGAACTTAGGTTGTGAAGTATCGCACACATACCAAAAATAGAGGTAAAAACACCAAAAGCCCTAATATGACCGGTTCTTTCGATGACAGATTGCGAAAAAATCGTGCTTATCATCGCACCCACAAAAAAACAAGCATTAACAAGACCGATAGCAATTTCACTAACTTGCATCTGCTTTAAAAGCGTAGAGCAAGAGCTTACAACAAGTCCGTTTCCAACAAAAAGCAATAATATACTAAAAAACAGCGGAACCATTGTTTTTATCGTTCTTTTAGTGCTTGCCATAAAATCCTTTCGCTACTGCAAATATTAAAGTTCCAACAGGCATAGCACTAACGCCTGTTAAAAATCCACCGATACTTAAAATTTCGTGCCTTAAAAGCACCAAAAACGAGATAAAAAGCAAAGCATAAGCCACCAATCTATACGGAAAAAACGCTGTGCCTATATTTATATTTTTTAAACCAGAAAGAAGCCCTTCGCGTTTTAACCGCTCTTTTTCACTCTTTATACTAATCTCTTCATCTAAATCGTCATCTTCTTCGCTCTGCTTTATACTTTTTACAAATTCCTCGTCGCTAAGCTTTACAAGAACGTTTCTTTCATAGCTTTTAAAACTAGCAAGAGCGATAAAAACTGAGCAAAAAAATGCCGTTACTGAGCTTATTAAAAATTTTATTCCAATAAAATTTCCTATGCAAAAAAGCAAGATAAACATAATAAAATAAGCAACAAACAGCACTTTTGCCACTATTTTTCACTCTCATCATCGTCAAAATTTGTTTGTTTGTATCTATTTTCGTCTTTAAGCTCATCAAGGCTTTTTATTTGGTGTTTATACGCCTTATAAACGTTTAGTACAGCAGCTGCTATACCTAAAGCTAGTCCAAAAAATATAAAGAAATTTAGCCCAGTAAGACTTTTAAGCCAAAAGCCAAGCCCAACGCCAATAGTAATAGCTACGACTATACTAATACCAAGACTTAAATACTCGGCGACATCTACTACATCTTTTATCTTAGCCATTTTTAATCTCTAAAAACGCCTCTTTTGCCGCATTTATAGCAAAATCTATATCAACCTCGCTCATAGCATCGCAAATAAAGCCTGTTTCAAACTGACTAGGTGCCAAATACACGCCTTTTTCTAGCATTTTTCTATGAAATTTCGCATAGAGTTTTGTATCACTTTTTAAGGCGTCATCATAGTTTTTAACTGGATTTTCATTAAAGAAAAAGCCAAACATAGAGCCTCTAACATCAGTTTGCAGTGCCACTCCTGCGTTATTTGCTGCATTTTTAAATCCGTCCACAAGCCTTTTGGCTAAATTTTCAAGCTTCTCATATAATTTAGGACTATTTTGTATCTTTGATAACGAGGCAATTCCCGCCGCCATCGCAACCGGGTTGCCACTTAACGTCCCTGCTTGATAGACTGCGCCATCTGGGCTAAGGCAGTCCATAATCTCCGCCCTGCCGCCAAACGCAGCCACTGGCATACCACCGCCTATAACCTTGCCAAACGTAATAAGATCGGCTTTTACGTCATAAAATGGCTTTGAGCCGTGTTTTGACGCACGAAATCCGCTCATAACTTCATCAAGTATCAGCACTGCACCAAATTTATCGCAAAGCTCTCTAAGCTGTTTCAAAAATTTAGCATCACTTGGCACTAGTCCCATATTTCCAGCTATTGGCTCTATGATAACAGCACCGATTTGGTGATTTTTAAAGATATTTTCAACGCTTTTTATATCGTTATAAATTGCTAAATGAGTATTTTTAACCACATCATTTGGCACTCCAGCACTTGAAGCGTTGCCATAAGTAGTCGCGCCACTTCCCGCTTTAACCAAAAGAGCGTCAGAGTGTCCGTGATAGCAACCTTCAAATTTTATAAGACCATCTTTTTTAGCATATCCTCGTGCCACGCGAATTGCAGACATCGTGGCTTCAGTGCCTGAGCTAACAAAACGAATTTTCTCAATATCATCAAATTCGCTCACTATCATACTTGCTAATTTTGTCTCATTTTCACAAGGAGCACCATAGCTTAAGCCGTTTTTTACAGCTTCAAATACGGAATTTTCTATATCCTTATCGCAATGACCAAATATGAGCGGTCCCCAGCTTTGTATAAAATCTAAATATCTATTGTCCTCGATATCATAGATATAAGCACCACTTGCATTTTTTACTATAAATGGCTCTCCGCCAACGCTTCCAAATGCACGAACAGGCGAATCCACGCCACCTGGGATATATTTTTTAGCTAGTGCAAAAGCCTCTTTATTTGTCATTTTTTCTTCCCTTTTTTTAAATTTTCTTTTTTATCTTTTAAATTTTTAACATACTCATATATCAAACTCATCTCTTCATCGGTCAAAAAATACGTAGGCATCACGCTTTTGGGATTTAGTATGGCATTTTTAAATTTATCAAATTCCAAGTCATTTATAGCAGGAGTCCTAAGCTCCTCTTGTGTTAGTTGCTTTGTCTTTTTATTAAAGTGTTTATATGTTGATATGAGTATACCTTCGCCGTATTTTCCGTGGCACTTATCACAGCCTATACCTCTTGGATTTGAGTAAAGCATACTGGCGTGTTCGCTCTTTGTGATAAAATCGGCACCAAAAAGACAAAAGCATAACAAAACAAGGCAAACAATATGACGCATCTATCTCCATTTTTAAAACTTTAAATAAAATTTGGGTATGATACTATTTTTGTATTTAAAATAGCTTTTAATAAGGAAATTTTATGAAAATAATGGACGGAAAAAACCTTAGTGCCAAGGTAAAAGCACAAATCGCTTCTGATGTGGCAGAGCTTAAAAACTCAGGAGTAGAGCCTGGTCTTGCTGTAATCTTAGTGGGCGAAGATAAGGCTAGTAAAACCTACGTAAGCTCAAAAGAGAAAGCTTGTATGGCGGCTGGGATTAAATCAATAATGCATAGATTAAGCGAAAACACAAGCGAAAACGAGCTTTTAGCACTTATAAATATCCTAAATTTAGATGATAGCGTTGACGGAATTTTAGTTCAACTCCCGCTCCCTAAGCACATCGATACTAACAAAATTTTAAAAGCTATACGACCAGAAAAAGACGTGGACGGATTTCACGCTGTAAATGTTGGAAATTTGGTTAGTGGTTTAGATAGTTTTGTGCCTTGCACACCGCTTGGGATAATGGTAATGCTTAAAGAGTATGGCATAGATTTAAATGGTATAAATGCCGTAGTCATCGGACGAAGCAACATAGTTGGCAAGCCTATATCAAGCCTACTTTTAAACGCAAATGCAACCGTAACCATAACACACTCAAAAACTAAAAATTTAAAAGAAATTTGTGCTAGTGCCGACCTGCTTGTAGCAGCCATAGGAAAGCCAAATTTTGTCACAGCTGATATGGTAAAAAATGGTGCGATTGTGATTGATGTTGGCATAAATCGCCTTGATGATGGGCGTTTGGTTGGGGATGTGGATTTTAACTCAGTCGCACCAAAATGCGAGTTTATCACACCTGTTCCAGGTGGAGTTGGTCCAATGACAATTGCAATGCTACTTTCAAACACACTTAAATCAGCAAAACAACGAGCTTTAAAGGGTGTCAATTTATGAAAAATTTTCTAAAAAAGGCATACGAATTTTCTAGCTCTTGGACTGGCACGATTATAATAGTCGCACTTGTTATATTTTTTATCGCTCAAGCGTTTGTAATCCCGTCAGGTTCGATGAAAAACACACTTTTAGTAGGCGATCATCTATTTGTTAAAAAATTTAGCTATGGGATACCAACTCCTAGAATTCCCTGGCTTGAGATTAGGGTTTTACCAGACTTTAATGGCAACGACCATTTAATTACTGGCGACGCTCCAAAACGCGATGATATCGTGGTTTTTCGCAGTAAAGAAGATGATAAAATTCACTACGTAAAACGCCTTTTTGCCGTTGGTAAAGATGAGATTATTTTTAGCGAAAAGCAGACATTTTTAAGACCTCACGAGGGTGATGAATTTATAAAATCAAACTATAAACAAGAGGACTTAATCACCATAAACGGCAGACTTTTTGTGCGTGAGCCATATAAACACAAGGGCATACACTACGATAAAAACGTAAATATGTTTGACATAATGGTCTATGCCTTAAATAGCGGAAAACTAGCGATGAAACCAGTGCTAGTGCCTGAAATTTCGCCAAATCAAAACTACCCTTTTAACGCATTTTATTTTAAAGTGCCAAAAGATGAGTTTTTTATGATGGGAGATAACAGAGATCACTCAAATGACAGCAGATTTTGGGGCTCTATAACTTACACAAACGTGGTTGGTAAGCCGTGGTTTATATACTTTAGCTGGGATAAAGATTACAAAATACGCTGGGAGCGTATCGGCAGAAGCATACAGAGTGTGCAAGATAGCGAAAATTTAGTAGATATGGCGATAAAAGAGGATGAGATAGATGGAATTTACTAATATCGCCCAGCAGATAGTACCGCTTGTTTTAGCCCTTGTTATCGCTATTGTAGGGCACGAGATAATGCACGGCTGGGTTGCTTATAAATTTGGCGATCACACGGCAAAAAACCAAAATCGCCTAAGCATAAACCCTATCCGTCACATCGATCCTATCGGCACAATACTAGTTCCTGCTGTTTTATATTTTAGTAGTGGACTTTTGTTTGGCTGGGCTAAACCAGTGCCTGTAAATATGAGTGTAGTTATCAGAAACGGCGGATACAAGGCTGGAATTTTTGTCGCCCTTGCTGGGATTTTTTATAACATTTTTTTAGCCATTTTTTCTATTTTTATTCTTTTGCATTTTGGCGAAAACTTTAGCGAGATTGTGGTTAAATTTTTCTTTATTTTATTTAGCACAAACCTATTTCTTGGACTTTTTAACCTCTACCCCATACCACCACTTGATGGCTCAAAAGCACTAATTTACGTGCTTTTATCACTTGGATTTAAAGACTTGGCAAATAAAATTTACAGCCTTGAACGCTACGGTATGATAATACTAATCGTGATTTTAATAAGTCCGCTCTCAAGCTACTTTTTTATGCCAATTAGATATGTGTTTAAGATGTTTGTTGGTATAATTTAAGCTTTTAAGGATTTTTATGAAAGTAGATAAAATTTTTATAGCTTCAGATCACGCAGGTTTTGAGGTAAAAGAGCAGATAAAAGAGCTTTTAATGGGCAAATTTCAGGTAGTTGATTTGGGTTGCGATAGTAAAGATATTAGCGTTGATTATCCTGATTTTTCACACAAAATGGCTCAAAATTTGCAAAAAGATGATGATTTTGGAATTTTAATCTGTGGCACTGGAATTGGAATTTCAATCGCTGCAAACCGCCACAAAAACGTGCGTTGTGCGTTGTGTCACGATGTCAGCACAGCAAAACTATCAAGGGAGCACAATAATGCAAACGTAATCGCATTTGGTGCTAGAGTTGTTGGGCTTAGCGTTATTATTGATATGCTAGACGCTTTTTTCAATACGCAATTTGCTGGTGGCAGACACCAAAACAGAGTAGAAAAAATAAATTTCGGAGACTAAAAATGATAACGGAATGGCTTTTTACAACAGCCCTTGTCTGTATATGCATCTATCTTGTCGTTATGGTATTTTACTTTAAAACTCTACTTAAAAAAGAGAGAACGACAAAAGATTTTATGAAAAACAACCTTCAAGATACCGAGATAGTCATAAGAAAACTCCAGATTCAGCTTCAAAGAAGTCTTGGCAATATTGATATTTTAACGGACGAGCTAAATAAGAGTAAGAACGACGTAACGTCGCTTCGAACTAGAAACTCTCAATATCGATTAGAAAACGATAAGCTTCGCGGTCGTATCCGTGAGCTTGAAGGCAAAATCGAAGCTCTATTATAAAAGGACAAAGATGAAAATTTTAAACGAACAGGATAAAAAATACCTACTAGACTCTATCCGTGCGATAAATGATTTCCCAAAACCCGGCATTGTGTTTCGCGACATTACGACACTTCTAAACGACCAAAAAGCGTTTTCATTTTTAATGCAACACTTAACAGAGCGTTATAGAGACTACAATCTTGATTTTATAGTAGGCATAGAAAGCCGTGGTTTTATCTTTGGTGCAGCACTTGCCTCGTGCCTTGGCATAGGTTTTGTGCCAATTAGAAAGCCAAAAAAGCTACCTTATATAACAATTTCACAAAAATACACACTAGAATACGGCGTAGATGAAGTTCAAATGCACATTGACGCATTTAGGGATAAAAAGAACGCAAAAGTGCTTTTAATAGACGATCTCATCGCAACAGGCGGAACAGCAAAAGCCTCCATAGAGCTTATACGCCAAACAAAAGCAGAGTGTGTTGAAGCTTGTTTTTTGATAAATTTAGTTGAGCTAAACGGCTCTAGAGAGATAGAAAAGCTAACAAAAGTATATAGTGTTTTAGAGGTTTAAATGGAAGCATTTTTTATTGAACTTTTAAAAGAGTATGGCTATATAATTTTATTTATTTGGTGTATGCTTGAGGGTGAAATGGCACTTATTATGGCTGGAATTTTAGCCCACACAACACATATGAACGTAGCACTTGCCATATTTATAGCTGGACTTGGCGGATTTGCTGGAGATCAGGTCTATTTTTATATCGGTCGCTACAACAAAAAATACATAACAAAAAAGCTACACACACAAAGGCGGAAATTTGCCATAGCACACCTTTTAATGAAAAAATACGGCTCTCCAATAATCTTTATCCAACGCTATCTTTACGGGCTTAGAACGATTTTACCTATTAGCATAGGACTTACTCGCTACGACGCTAAAAAATTTGCACTTATAAACCTAATATCAGCGTGGGCATGGGCAGCGATTACGATAATTCCAGCCTATATCTTAGGCGAACATATCTTAACACTTCTAGCAAAAGCAAAAGAGCACTGGTACGTGGCCATACCAATTGCTGTATGCTTCCTTGGTAGTGTTATATATGCGTTTAAGCGTTTTGAAAATAACGTCCTAAACAAGAAAAAAGATATTAGGAAAAAATCATAAGTATGAAAAAGGCAGCGTTAATCACAGGCGCTTTTGGTGGCATAGGAGCCGCCCTAACTGAGTTCTGCCATATTTTTGGCAACGAAATGATAAAAAATGGTAGCGGTAAAATTTTAAACGTTTCATCAATGGCAAGTTTTATGCCAGGTCCTTTTTTAGCCGTTTATTACGCTACAAAAGCCTACGTGACTTCGTTTTCACAAGCACTTTTTGAGGAGCTAAAAGATAAAAATGTAAGCGTTAGTGTGCTTTGTCCGGGTGCTGTTAAAACCGGTTTTGTTAAAAATGGCAATTTAAAAGGAGTTAAAGCGTGGGCTTTTGCAAAAGACGCATACTCTGTTGCACTCTGCGGATATAATGCAATGCAAAAAGGCGATTTAATCGCATTTAATCAAGGTGAGTTAAAATTTGCAAGTGATTTTATCTTGCCATTTTTGCCAAGAAAAACGATACTAAAAATTTCAAGAAAGGTAATGGAGAAAAAAAGTGAATTTTAAAATAGAAAACAAACCTATTGATAAAATCAAGGCTGATGTTAGCCTTGTTTTTGTGGTAAATAAAAACCTAAAACATAAATTTATAAAGGACGATAAAGCCTTTAAATTTCTAGGTTTTGATGGTTCTGGGACGTGCTTTATTCAAGAGAGTAAGACGCTTTATGTGGGAATTTCTAAACTTGATTTTGAAGCATTAAGAGTTGGTTGTGCCAAGGCTTACGAAGTGGTTAAAAACTACGAAGTTAAGAGTTTAAAAATGGCGATTTACTTTGCTGGGTGTGCTAAAATGAGCCTTCAAGCCGCTGTTGAGGGCTTTATTTTAGGCTCTTATGAGTTTGATAAATACAAGGAGAAAAAGAAAAGTCAAAAGCTAGAAAGTGTGATATTTTCAACCGATGAATTTAATGGACAGAGCGTGGATTTAGAAAAAGCTAATATCGGCATAAAAAATGGGCAAATCATCGCAAACGCTACAAATTTCACAAAAGATATCGTAAATGAGACGCCTGAAATTTACACTCCAGCTAAAATGGCAAATGAGGCGACAGAGCTTGCAAAAAGCCTAAAAAACGTAACTTGCAAGGTTTATGATGAGAAATTTTTAGAAAAAGAAAATATGAACGCATTTTTAGCGGTAAATCGTGCAAGTGTGCATAAACCGCGATTAATTCATCTCATTTACAAGCCAAAAAATGCCAAAAAACGCATTATTTTTGTCGGCAAGGGGCTAACTTACGATAGTGGCGGACTTAGCCTAAAACCAGCTGATTATATGGTAACGATGAAAGCTGATAAAAGCGGAGCTGCTGCTGCACTTGGCATTATAAAGGGCGTTAGCGAACTTGAAATGCCGTTTGAAATTCACGCAATTTTGGGTGCTACTGAAAATATGATAGGTGGTAACGCATATAAGCCTGATGACGTGCTAATCTCACGAAGCGGTGTAACGATAGAGGTTAGAAACACGGACGCCGAAGGGCGTTTGGTCTTGGCTGACTGCCTAAGCTATGCACAGGATTTTAAGCCAGATATTTTAATAGATATGGCGACCCTAACTGGTGCTTGTGTGGTGGGCGTTGGCGAATATACGAGCGGTTTAATGGGTAGTAACGAGGATTTAAAAGAGGATTTTCGTAAAAAAATAGCACAAAGTGGCGAACTAACGACAATCTTGCATTTTAACGACCATTTAAAAGAACTGATAAAAAGCCAAATAGCTGACGTTAGCAACGTATCTAGCTCACGCTATGGTGGTGCGATAACGGCTGGACTTTTTCTTGATAAATTTATAAAAGATGAGTATAAAGATAAGTGGATGCACCAAGATATCGCGGGTCCTGCTTACGTGCAAAAGGCGTGGGGGTATAATCAATATGGCGCAAGTGGGGCGGGAGTTAGGATGAATTTATACTACTTAAACGAACTTGCTAGGGATTTAAAATAGACCTGCTCGTCTTGCTTTAAGTAAGGAGTTAGAAAAAATAGCCTGTTTGTATCGCTTCGCTATGCTTTGTTAAACTTACCTTTTAAATGCTCACGACCCATTCGGTCGCTCCGCTTTAAAAGGCTCGTCCGCCTCGCCTAGCTGTGCGATACTGTACGAATTTACGTTCTTTAAAGAGTGCAAATTTTAGTAAAAATATAATGTAAATCGCAAAAATTTATAAGCGGTTTGCATAAAATGCTATTTTTAGCAAAAAATATGAAAATTTTAAAACGCAAAGTGATGTGAGGTTTAGGCGAGGCGTAAATAAAAAAGCAAACGGAGCGACCTTGTCGGTCGTGAGTATTGGTTTTTTAGTTACAACAAAGCATAAACACTTAGCACAAGCGGTTAAAAATAAAGTATAAAATGCGAAGCATCGTATAGCATAGCGAGGCGAATTTAAAATTTCAAGCGGAGCATACACGTAGTATGTGAGCATTGAAATTTTAAATTCAACAAAGCTAGGCGAAGCGATACAAGCACATAAAAATAATAAAGGATAATTATGGGACTTTCAGTAGGTATCGTCGGCCTACCCAACGTCGGCAAATCAACAACTTTTAACGCCCTAACAAAGGCACAAAACGCCGAGAGTGCAAACTACCCATTTTGCACGATTGAGCCAAATAAAGCCATCGTGCCAGTACCAGATAAGCGTTTAAATGAGCTAGCAAAAATTGTTGCACCAAATAAAATTCAATACTCAACCATAGAATTTGTAGATATTGCAGGTCTTGTAAAAGGTGCAAGCAAGGGCGAAGGGCTTGGTAATAAGTTTCTTTCAAACATCAGAGAAGCTGAAATGATACTTCATATTGTGCGTTGCTTTGACGATGAGAACATCACTCACGTTGAGGGCGGAGTTGATCCTGTGCGTGATATTGAGATTATTAACACTGAGCTAATTTTAGCCGACATTGAGCAGTTAAATAAAAAGATTGAGCGTCTAGGACGTGAGGCAAAAGCCAACGCAAAGGGTGCAAAAGAGAGCTTAGAACTTGCAAATGCACTACTTTCACACCTAAATGAGAGCAAATCGGCAAGTAGTTTTGATGGTAAAGATAGCGAAATTTTCAAAGCACTTAATAAAGAGCTAAGATTGCTTTCAGCAAAAGATGTGATTTATGGCGTAAATGTTGATGAGGACGGCATTGCAGAAGATAATGCCTACGTAAAAGCTGTGCGTGAGTATGCGGCGGCGTCAAATCACGAGGTTATCAAGCTTTGTGCTAAGATTGAAGAGGAGCTTGTAGGGCTTAGCGATGAGGAGGCACACGAGCTTTTAAGCTCACT comes from the Campylobacter mucosalis genome and includes:
- a CDS encoding AtpZ/AtpI family protein, which gives rise to MAKIKDVVDVAEYLSLGISIVVAITIGVGLGFWLKSLTGLNFFIFFGLALGIAAAVLNVYKAYKHQIKSLDELKDENRYKQTNFDDDESEK
- a CDS encoding FlhB-like flagellar biosynthesis protein; amino-acid sequence: MMKINKKKAVALGYNRAKDNAPKVLAGGSGEIANNILKLAKEHDIPIKEDPDLVEVLSKVEINQEIPQNLYKAVAEIFSFLYKMTNKK
- the rpsO gene encoding 30S ribosomal protein S15, whose protein sequence is MALDSAKKAEIVAKFARKDGDTGSPEVQIALLTARITELTEHLKIFQKDFSSRLGLLKLVGQRKRLLKYFKNKNYTAYSKLITELNLRDK
- the hemL gene encoding glutamate-1-semialdehyde 2,1-aminomutase, with the protein product MTNKEAFALAKKYIPGGVDSPVRAFGSVGGEPFIVKNASGAYIYDIEDNRYLDFIQSWGPLIFGHCDKDIENSVFEAVKNGLSYGAPCENETKLASMIVSEFDDIEKIRFVSSGTEATMSAIRVARGYAKKDGLIKFEGCYHGHSDALLVKAGSGATTYGNASSAGVPNDVVKNTHLAIYNDIKSVENIFKNHQIGAVIIEPIAGNMGLVPSDAKFLKQLRELCDKFGAVLILDEVMSGFRASKHGSKPFYDVKADLITFGKVIGGGMPVAAFGGRAEIMDCLSPDGAVYQAGTLSGNPVAMAAGIASLSKIQNSPKLYEKLENLAKRLVDGFKNAANNAGVALQTDVRGSMFGFFFNENPVKNYDDALKSDTKLYAKFHRKMLEKGVYLAPSQFETGFICDAMSEVDIDFAINAAKEAFLEIKNG
- a CDS encoding flagellar hook-length control protein FliK, yielding MDIASLNSQGINQTSIQSGSTPKQQGAIFKNQPPQQNISEQRVNDAIDSVDRLLNRVMNELGSSGGKTATIIEQAKDAKIAPNLANDLQALAKALDSSDEVAQNPALKELSLKLKEFLKPIADLKTIPLNEQIKSSGVMLEANLKEALNPQKFPASVQKLLSDIKNLSNQNLLNQIINLANDTTLDTKSSFFKLNEILQNEKANSIQILNSSSAKLLLLGVDKLDNMSKFLDKLNFNLSEKSANITPDSIKTQTSKISELISNLKQNLQNVSNEKLNQSSGFSANLKDFTKIAKGVEEALGRLNNVGNETDLIKAYTGLISKDSSDGSLQEKLSSAARRLAQTLNFIDQTASSAKSNLDELKLLTKQLNVATNDASSIETKSSSEISKTLNSDIKSTLLSLQDKANSLNNAQQISQMATKMLSQIELHQIVSSLSGGVQTYLPYVWDEVDDTKVAFKRGKKDKYYAQIDLNFKQYGQINILASLSDKRYIDVSIATAQKDFKDLIIANQKELKQAISAIGLMVSGFSIKVMPKNEIKERFKDFDGLEMGYDVRA
- a CDS encoding c-type cytochrome, which produces MRHIVCLVLLCFCLFGADFITKSEHASMLYSNPRGIGCDKCHGKYGEGILISTYKHFNKKTKQLTQEELRTPAINDLEFDKFKNAILNPKSVMPTYFLTDEEMSLIYEYVKNLKDKKENLKKGKKK
- a CDS encoding MFS transporter, translated to MASTKRTIKTMVPLFFSILLLFVGNGLVVSSCSTLLKQMQVSEIAIGLVNACFFVGAMISTIFSQSVIERTGHIRAFGVFTSIFGMCAILHNLSSNLYFWAFLRIMLGFCYYGLLVVAESWLNERAKNTIRSRVLAFYECVFYVGFASGILILGLSLDTTSIFIVSAVFILLSSIPLNLIRINPPKIRQKEPVSMPKIFSIVPLALVGSFVGGILMNGFFAMAGLFIMLQNFGAKEVSIFMTSAMFGGFVSQFFLGSFSDKFGRRPAIMLVCLVSFFASVGFLFFHQNIIAQYVLSFFLGAGVLCLYALSLARANDVLEQKSESIKVGRALLFSYSFGSLLSAIIMGVMMSIFGAFGFVYVYIVLLGFLFLFAMFQDTVPQKYRKDYEPHVIRTYSIDKEDE
- the folD gene encoding bifunctional methylenetetrahydrofolate dehydrogenase/methenyltetrahydrofolate cyclohydrolase FolD, which produces MKIMDGKNLSAKVKAQIASDVAELKNSGVEPGLAVILVGEDKASKTYVSSKEKACMAAGIKSIMHRLSENTSENELLALINILNLDDSVDGILVQLPLPKHIDTNKILKAIRPEKDVDGFHAVNVGNLVSGLDSFVPCTPLGIMVMLKEYGIDLNGINAVVIGRSNIVGKPISSLLLNANATVTITHSKTKNLKEICASADLLVAAIGKPNFVTADMVKNGAIVIDVGINRLDDGRLVGDVDFNSVAPKCEFITPVPGGVGPMTIAMLLSNTLKSAKQRALKGVNL